The Achromobacter deleyi genome has a window encoding:
- a CDS encoding ATP-dependent DNA helicase, translating into MLDLDISEFFDEDGPLATALPGYKPRPSQVELSQAIGQAIQDRATLVAEAGTGIGKTWAYLVPAFIQGGKVLISTGTRTLQDQLYARDLPRVRAALAAPVTAALLKGRGNYVCHYHLDRLQGDERALKSRTEIQQLRQIQVFAGISKTGDRGDLAQVPEDADIWQRVTSTRENCLGQECPRIRDCFVVKARRQAQEADVVVVNHALFMADLVLREEGVTDLLPEADTVIFDEAHQLPDTATRFLGSSVSTHQLMDFGRALEVAGLAYAREAAKWSDVSRHLETAARELRLVCAPLDKMPGRKATFEAIPNPEEFDEALLALREAVDGATKALGAVAEKHPDLMAAARAGAEISVRLKRWATPGRANAGADDEGWGRDDQAPIRAEQSALGDGPSTPAAILEGVAAAEQWTGPAVRWVEHGLHHVRLHSAPLSVAQAFSKYRKPGQAWIMTSATLSVNGEFTHFTSQLGLESARTGKWESPFDYPEQALLFVPRGMPEPQSPQFIERFVQTLMPLLEASPGGTLVLCTTLRAVDRVATLLADAFDDAGHDWPLLKQGEGTRRDLLDRFCKLKHPVLVGSASFWEGIDLPGDVLTLVAIDKLPFAPPDDPVIEARLRACRAQGGNPFSEYQLPEAAISLKQGAGRLIRTESDWGVLMVGDARLVEKPYGKRLWRGLPPFARTRELEEVLAFYRRKTGDQ; encoded by the coding sequence ATGCTGGACCTGGATATTTCCGAATTCTTCGACGAGGACGGGCCTTTGGCCACGGCCTTGCCCGGCTACAAGCCGCGTCCTTCGCAGGTGGAGCTGTCCCAGGCCATCGGCCAGGCCATCCAGGACCGCGCCACGCTGGTGGCCGAAGCGGGCACCGGCATCGGCAAGACCTGGGCCTATCTTGTACCCGCCTTCATCCAGGGCGGCAAGGTGCTGATCTCCACGGGCACGCGCACCCTGCAGGACCAGCTCTACGCGCGCGATCTGCCGCGCGTGCGCGCCGCGCTGGCCGCTCCCGTGACCGCGGCGCTGCTCAAGGGCCGCGGCAATTACGTCTGCCACTACCATCTGGACCGCCTGCAGGGCGACGAGCGCGCGCTGAAGTCCCGCACCGAGATCCAGCAGCTGCGCCAGATCCAGGTATTCGCGGGCATCTCCAAGACCGGCGACCGCGGCGATCTGGCGCAGGTGCCGGAAGACGCCGACATCTGGCAGCGCGTGACCTCCACCCGCGAGAACTGCCTGGGCCAGGAGTGCCCGCGCATCCGCGACTGCTTTGTCGTCAAGGCGCGCCGCCAGGCCCAGGAGGCCGACGTGGTGGTCGTCAACCACGCGCTGTTCATGGCCGACCTGGTGCTGCGCGAAGAAGGCGTGACGGACCTGCTGCCCGAAGCCGACACCGTCATCTTCGACGAAGCGCACCAGCTGCCCGACACCGCCACGCGCTTTCTGGGCAGCAGCGTTTCCACGCACCAGCTGATGGACTTCGGCCGCGCGCTGGAAGTCGCCGGCCTGGCCTATGCGCGCGAAGCCGCCAAATGGAGCGACGTCAGCCGCCACCTGGAAACCGCGGCGCGCGAGCTGCGCCTGGTCTGTGCGCCGCTGGACAAGATGCCGGGCCGCAAGGCCACCTTCGAGGCCATTCCCAATCCCGAGGAATTCGACGAAGCGCTGCTGGCGCTGCGCGAAGCCGTGGACGGCGCCACCAAGGCCCTGGGCGCGGTGGCGGAAAAGCACCCGGACCTGATGGCCGCCGCGCGCGCCGGCGCCGAGATCTCGGTACGGCTTAAACGCTGGGCGACACCCGGGCGCGCCAACGCCGGCGCGGACGACGAGGGCTGGGGCCGGGACGATCAGGCGCCCATACGCGCGGAGCAATCCGCGCTGGGCGACGGGCCGTCCACGCCAGCCGCAATCCTCGAAGGCGTCGCCGCGGCGGAGCAATGGACCGGTCCGGCGGTGCGCTGGGTCGAACATGGCCTGCACCATGTGCGCCTGCACTCGGCGCCGCTGTCGGTGGCCCAGGCCTTCTCCAAATACCGCAAGCCGGGCCAGGCCTGGATCATGACGTCGGCAACGCTGTCCGTTAACGGCGAGTTCACGCACTTCACCAGCCAGCTGGGCCTGGAGAGCGCGCGCACGGGCAAATGGGAATCCCCGTTCGATTACCCCGAACAGGCGCTGCTGTTCGTGCCGCGCGGCATGCCCGAGCCCCAGTCGCCGCAGTTCATCGAGCGTTTCGTCCAGACGCTGATGCCGTTGCTGGAGGCAAGCCCGGGCGGGACGCTGGTGCTGTGCACGACCTTGCGCGCGGTGGACAGGGTTGCCACCCTGTTGGCCGACGCCTTCGACGACGCCGGCCATGACTGGCCCTTGCTCAAGCAGGGCGAAGGCACGCGCCGCGACCTGCTGGACCGCTTCTGCAAGCTCAAGCACCCGGTGCTGGTGGGCAGCGCCAGCTTCTGGGAAGGCATCGATCTGCCCGGCGACGTGCTGACCCTGGTGGCGATCGACAAGCTGCCGTTCGCGCCACCCGACGATCCTGTCATCGAAGCGCGCCTGCGGGCCTGTCGGGCCCAGGGCGGCAATCCGTTCTCGGAGTACCAGCTGCCCGAAGCCGCCATCTCGCTCAAGCAGGGCGCCGGCCGCCTGATCCGTACGGAGTCGGACTGGGGCGTGCTGATGGTGGGCGACGCGCGGCTGGTCGAAAAACCCTATGGCAAGCGCCTCTGGCGCGGCCTGCCGCCCTTTGCGCGGACGCGCGAGCTGGAAGAGGTGCTGGCGTTCTACCGGCGCAAAACCGGCGATCAATAG